One genomic segment of Streptomyces niveus includes these proteins:
- a CDS encoding effector-associated constant component EACC1 has protein sequence MLVQLRAEPDDGVLTTLDLYTWLRRDPDGRDHSRLSLDASGPSGETMGAVEVVNLVLGQTFTALNLALSYANWRVARPTASAISLTVDGRSIALQGVSEETLSRIVELLATGETDASDESPRDDDAPEPV, from the coding sequence ATGCTGGTTCAGTTGAGGGCCGAGCCGGACGACGGCGTACTGACGACGCTCGACCTGTACACATGGCTCCGGCGGGACCCCGACGGCCGCGACCACAGTCGGCTGAGCCTCGACGCGTCGGGCCCGAGCGGCGAGACCATGGGCGCTGTCGAGGTGGTCAACCTGGTACTCGGGCAGACCTTCACGGCGCTCAACCTGGCTCTCTCGTACGCCAACTGGCGCGTGGCGCGTCCGACCGCATCCGCAATCTCCCTCACGGTCGACGGCAGATCGATCGCCCTCCAGGGGGTCTCGGAGGAGACTCTGTCGCGGATCGTCGAGCTGCTGGCCACGGGGGAGACCGACGCTTCGGACGAGTCGCCTCGGGACGATGACGCGCCGGAGCCGGTGTGA
- a CDS encoding adenylate kinase, with translation MELGYPHADLDDILFTPAGPLPLEEFRRQAGEITCRDEWIVEGNFSKLADVVWHRADVLVWLDFPLVLIVYRIVRRSLYQLAGRDDSAQARRLTWSTAFFGRRSLLRTAIRKYRKNRPRYVQQVAEAAELGVEVVRLRSPQEVQGWRQEVRKGLAESRSQGAARHTAGP, from the coding sequence ATGGAACTCGGCTACCCCCACGCAGACCTGGACGACATCCTGTTCACTCCCGCCGGCCCGCTGCCGCTGGAGGAGTTCCGCCGCCAGGCAGGTGAGATCACGTGCCGGGATGAGTGGATTGTGGAGGGGAACTTCTCCAAGCTCGCCGATGTGGTCTGGCACCGCGCCGACGTGCTTGTGTGGCTCGACTTTCCGCTGGTCCTGATCGTGTACCGCATCGTCCGCCGCAGCCTGTACCAGCTCGCCGGCCGCGACGACAGCGCTCAGGCCAGGCGGCTGACCTGGAGCACGGCGTTCTTCGGCCGTCGGTCGCTGCTGCGTACCGCCATTCGCAAGTACCGGAAGAACCGCCCCCGCTACGTCCAGCAGGTTGCCGAGGCGGCTGAGTTGGGCGTTGAGGTGGTCAGGCTCCGCAGCCCGCAGGAAGTTCAGGGCTGGAGGCAGGAAGTGCGGAAAGGGCTGGCGGAGAGCCGCTCTCAGGGAGCGGCCCGGCACACCGCCGGCCCTTGA
- a CDS encoding protein kinase domain-containing protein, which translates to MHEAGLTHRDIKPSNIMVLPDGGAKVVDFGRPTL; encoded by the coding sequence GTGCACGAAGCGGGACTGACGCACCGGGACATCAAGCCGTCCAACATCATGGTCCTGCCTGACGGCGGGGCGAAGGTGGTCGACTTCGGGCGGCCGACGCTATGA
- a CDS encoding PQQ-binding-like beta-propeller repeat protein: MGYRISTGKKLWSAPPSGCALEEQAGGAELVTISVCGRDSKIGKRDPETGKLSWRYTAPTGTTDAWIVSASPLVVALNTDQTGYQSGADRLVSLSEGGRVQATWETHEEDPKIKRTRYVAGCGYTQPGCGAVVVSDSTLYMATLANVSDANKIIAFDVKTGKEKWSSKPQSDDAPETIPVQTEGTGLIVYPAASTSHGSEVVRLTGDGRPKRLMKREDGLDTQRPEVDMLNSDVRDRPYYADGRLYLHYSGSYAFSNRPLTVVLTTT, encoded by the coding sequence GTGGGCTACCGGATCAGCACCGGCAAAAAGCTGTGGTCCGCGCCGCCGTCCGGCTGCGCTCTTGAGGAGCAGGCCGGAGGAGCGGAACTCGTCACCATCAGCGTGTGCGGCCGCGACAGCAAGATTGGCAAGCGCGATCCCGAGACGGGGAAGCTCAGTTGGCGCTACACCGCCCCGACGGGCACGACGGACGCGTGGATCGTGTCCGCCTCCCCGCTGGTCGTCGCACTCAACACCGACCAGACTGGGTACCAGTCCGGCGCCGACCGCCTGGTGTCGTTGTCCGAGGGAGGCCGCGTCCAGGCCACTTGGGAAACGCACGAGGAAGACCCGAAGATCAAGAGGACGAGATACGTGGCCGGCTGCGGCTACACACAGCCCGGCTGCGGCGCGGTCGTGGTCTCTGATTCCACCCTCTACATGGCCACCCTCGCCAATGTCTCTGACGCCAACAAGATCATCGCATTCGACGTCAAGACCGGCAAAGAGAAATGGTCGTCCAAGCCGCAGAGCGACGACGCTCCCGAAACCATCCCCGTCCAGACAGAAGGCACAGGACTGATCGTCTACCCCGCGGCGAGCACATCGCACGGCAGCGAAGTGGTCCGCCTCACGGGTGACGGCAGGCCCAAGCGACTGATGAAACGTGAGGACGGCCTTGATACTCAGCGGCCTGAGGTCGACATGCTCAACAGCGACGTGCGGGACCGACCCTACTACGCAGACGGACGGCTCTACCTGCACTACAGCGGGTCCTACGCCTTCTCCAACAGGCCCCTGACCGTGGTCCTCACGACCACTTGA
- a CDS encoding MerR family DNA-binding transcriptional regulator, translated as MNHDLTAGEFQALTGLTAKALRLYAERGILAPAAIDPDSGYRQYARSQFQKGVVIDLLRRAQVPLSELATAPGFPFERWRETVEMKRLVEDFYLDVAEQIATFNAADFTAHSTPAPALDWVGFLVDLGIPEDVDGRIETFSGLAVNMPAAENAFTEALADLGVASAVMSWTAVPDLAVRKGNGQMVMARPGPVRLSSRSRELIERRVHSSTGQSITVVSGTLPHRIEVTFSSTATREVTPVEEAACGYLHTLAFEEHRTRHHLTAIAPTARQVNHGESMFPSTNSTGPISVFDVHPAT; from the coding sequence ATGAACCATGATCTGACCGCTGGTGAGTTCCAGGCGCTGACCGGCCTTACGGCCAAGGCGCTGCGTCTCTATGCCGAGCGCGGCATCCTGGCTCCGGCAGCAATCGACCCCGACTCCGGGTACCGCCAATACGCCCGTTCCCAGTTCCAGAAGGGAGTGGTGATCGATCTCCTGCGGCGGGCCCAGGTCCCCCTGTCTGAACTGGCTACGGCGCCTGGCTTCCCCTTCGAACGGTGGCGTGAAACGGTCGAGATGAAGCGACTCGTCGAAGACTTCTACCTGGATGTCGCCGAACAGATCGCCACGTTCAACGCCGCGGACTTCACCGCACACAGCACCCCAGCCCCCGCTCTCGACTGGGTCGGCTTTCTCGTCGACCTCGGCATCCCCGAGGATGTGGACGGCAGAATCGAGACATTCAGCGGGCTTGCCGTCAACATGCCCGCTGCCGAGAACGCCTTCACCGAAGCCCTCGCAGACCTCGGTGTCGCCTCGGCGGTGATGTCTTGGACCGCCGTTCCCGACCTGGCCGTCAGGAAGGGAAACGGGCAGATGGTCATGGCCCGCCCTGGCCCGGTCCGCCTCAGCAGCCGGTCCCGCGAACTCATCGAGAGGCGAGTGCACTCCAGCACTGGGCAGAGCATCACCGTGGTGTCAGGGACGCTCCCACACCGCATCGAAGTCACCTTCTCTTCCACTGCCACCAGGGAGGTGACACCGGTCGAGGAAGCTGCCTGCGGATACCTGCACACCCTCGCATTCGAGGAACACCGCACACGTCACCACCTCACCGCGATCGCGCCCACGGCACGACAGGTCAACCACGGAGAATCGATGTTTCCCAGCACCAACTCGACCGGACCCATCAGCGTCTTCGATGTCCACCCAGCAACTTGA
- a CDS encoding glycosyltransferase, with amino-acid sequence MRRTRLTTAGLATALGLAGALATGPVAGAAARAGCQYKVVWPTAGVYETPHPDSAVVKTKHAGDIVGASTCEGATYNEWSYVLVATDAAADGRGWMRAEAVVYV; translated from the coding sequence ATGCGCAGAACCCGTCTCACCACTGCTGGTCTGGCCACCGCGCTCGGCCTCGCCGGCGCACTCGCCACCGGCCCGGTCGCCGGCGCCGCGGCCCGGGCCGGATGCCAGTACAAGGTGGTGTGGCCGACGGCCGGCGTCTACGAGACACCGCACCCCGACAGTGCCGTGGTGAAGACCAAGCACGCCGGTGACATCGTCGGCGCCTCCACCTGCGAGGGCGCCACTTACAACGAGTGGAGCTACGTCCTGGTCGCCACCGACGCGGCGGCCGACGGCCGCGGCTGGATGCGCGCCGAAGCCGTCGTCTACGTCTGA